Proteins encoded by one window of Kribbella italica:
- the frr gene encoding ribosome recycling factor: MIDEALREAEQKMAKAVEVAKDDFAAIRTGRAHPSMFSNIVADYYGSPTPLQQLAGFQVPDPRTVLISPYDKGAMAAIEKAIRDSDLGVNPGNDGAVIRVTMPQLTEDRRKEYIKVAKTKGEDAKISVRSVRRHAKDQIDKSVKDGEAGEDEGKSAEKRLDGMTKKYVDSIDQLLKHKEAELLEV; the protein is encoded by the coding sequence GTGATCGACGAAGCACTCCGCGAAGCCGAGCAGAAGATGGCGAAGGCCGTGGAGGTCGCCAAGGACGACTTCGCCGCGATCCGTACCGGCCGGGCGCACCCGTCGATGTTCTCGAACATCGTGGCCGACTACTACGGTTCGCCGACGCCGCTGCAGCAGCTGGCCGGCTTCCAGGTCCCCGATCCCCGGACCGTTCTCATCTCGCCGTACGACAAGGGCGCGATGGCGGCGATCGAGAAGGCGATCCGCGACTCCGACCTGGGGGTGAACCCCGGCAACGACGGCGCGGTCATCCGGGTCACGATGCCGCAGCTCACCGAGGACCGGCGCAAGGAGTACATCAAGGTCGCCAAGACCAAGGGCGAGGACGCGAAGATCTCGGTCCGCTCCGTCCGCCGGCACGCCAAGGACCAGATCGACAAGTCGGTCAAGGACGGCGAAGCGGGCGAGGACGAAGGCAAGAGTGCTGAGAAGCGGCTGGACGGGATGACGAAGAAGTACGTCGACTCGATCGACCAGCTGCTCAAGCACAAGGAAGCCGAACTGCTCGAGGTGTGA
- the pyrH gene encoding UMP kinase yields MTETLGTETSPASSPFDPAYHRVLLKLSGEVFGGGKLGVDPDVVNSIAKQIAEVVRAGVQVAVVVGGGNFFRGAELQQRGMERNRADYMGMLGTVMNCLALQDFLEKLGVETRVQTAITMGQVAEPYIPRKADRHLAKGRVVIFGAGSGMPYFSTDTVAAQRALEIGAEALLMGKQGVDGVYDSDPKTNPDAVKFDQLSYDDFLSRGLRVADATAISLSRDNALPIVIFGLEEGNIARVVRGEKIGTVVSPGQ; encoded by the coding sequence GTGACGGAAACCCTGGGTACCGAGACGAGTCCGGCCTCTTCGCCGTTCGATCCGGCCTATCACCGGGTGCTGCTCAAGCTGTCGGGTGAGGTGTTCGGCGGCGGCAAGCTCGGCGTCGACCCCGACGTGGTGAACTCGATCGCCAAGCAGATCGCCGAGGTGGTCCGGGCCGGTGTCCAGGTCGCCGTGGTGGTCGGTGGCGGCAACTTCTTCCGCGGCGCCGAGCTGCAGCAGCGCGGGATGGAACGCAACCGCGCCGACTACATGGGCATGCTCGGCACCGTGATGAACTGCCTGGCGCTGCAGGACTTCCTGGAGAAGCTGGGCGTGGAGACCCGGGTCCAGACCGCCATCACGATGGGCCAGGTCGCCGAGCCGTACATCCCGCGCAAGGCCGACCGGCACCTGGCCAAGGGCCGGGTCGTGATCTTCGGCGCCGGTTCCGGTATGCCGTACTTCTCCACCGACACCGTTGCCGCCCAGCGCGCGCTGGAGATCGGCGCCGAGGCGCTGCTGATGGGCAAGCAGGGAGTGGACGGGGTCTACGACTCCGACCCCAAGACGAACCCGGACGCGGTGAAGTTCGACCAGCTCTCGTACGACGACTTCCTGTCCCGCGGTCTGCGGGTCGCCGACGCCACCGCGATCAGCCTGTCCCGCGACAACGCGCTGCCGATCGTGATCTTCGGCCTCGAGGAGGGCAACATCGCCCGGGTCGTGCGCGGCGAGAAGATCGGGACGGTCGTCTCCCCGGGTCAGTGA
- the tsf gene encoding translation elongation factor Ts: MANYTAADVKKLRDATGAGMMDAKKALESTDGDFEQAIEELRIHGAAKAAKRGAERSATNGLVAAAENALVQLNCETDFVAKNEQFQQLAADIVAHASASKVGDVEGLLTEKLSDGKSVAENIEALASVIGEKLELGKVAVFDGKVTAYMHKRAADLPAQVGVLVEFEGDDVEVARGAAMQAAAMRPLYTNRDEVPAETVENERRIAEATAREEGKPEGALPKIVEGRVNGFFKEVVLTEQSSVQDSKKTVKAVLDAAGVTVKRFARFEVGA; this comes from the coding sequence ATGGCGAACTACACCGCCGCTGACGTGAAGAAGCTCCGCGACGCCACCGGCGCGGGCATGATGGACGCGAAGAAGGCGCTCGAGAGCACCGACGGCGACTTCGAGCAGGCGATCGAGGAGCTGCGCATCCACGGCGCCGCGAAGGCCGCCAAGCGTGGCGCCGAGCGGTCGGCCACCAACGGCCTGGTCGCCGCCGCCGAGAACGCGCTGGTCCAGCTGAACTGCGAGACCGACTTCGTCGCCAAGAACGAGCAGTTCCAGCAGCTCGCCGCCGACATCGTCGCGCACGCGTCGGCCAGCAAGGTCGGCGACGTCGAGGGCCTGCTCACCGAGAAGCTGTCCGACGGCAAGAGCGTCGCCGAGAACATCGAGGCGCTCGCCTCGGTCATCGGCGAGAAGCTCGAGCTGGGCAAGGTCGCCGTGTTCGACGGCAAGGTCACCGCCTACATGCACAAGCGTGCGGCCGACCTGCCGGCCCAGGTCGGCGTCCTGGTCGAGTTCGAGGGCGACGACGTCGAGGTCGCTCGTGGCGCCGCCATGCAGGCCGCCGCGATGCGTCCGCTCTACACCAACCGCGACGAGGTCCCGGCCGAGACGGTCGAGAACGAGCGCCGGATCGCCGAGGCGACCGCTCGCGAGGAGGGCAAGCCCGAAGGCGCCCTGCCGAAGATCGTCGAGGGCCGGGTGAACGGCTTCTTCAAGGAGGTCGTGCTGACCGAGCAGTCGTCGGTCCAGGACAGCAAGAAGACCGTCAAGGCCGTGCTCGACGCGGCCGGCGTGACCGTGAAGCGGTTCGCCCGCTTCGAGGTCGGCGCCTGA
- the rpsB gene encoding 30S ribosomal protein S2 yields the protein MAVVTMKQLLESGVHFGHQTRRWNPKMKRYILTERNGIYIIDLQQSLSYIDRAYEFVRSTVASGGAILFVGTKKQAQEAIAEQATRVGMPYVNQRWLGGMLTNFQTVNKRLQRLKELELLDFDDVAASGVTKKELLQKRREHDKLLKTLGGIRDMGRVPSAVWIVDTKKEHLAVDEARKLKLPIIGILDTNCDPDEVDFPIPGNDDAIRSVGLLTRVVADAVADGLMSRGGQGAAAAGEELGAEEPMAAWERELLESQNAAAAAPAKADEAPAAPTEAPAAAETPAAETPAAEAPATEAPAAEAAATEAPATEAPATEAPAEAAADEAPKTEA from the coding sequence ATGGCCGTCGTCACCATGAAGCAGCTGCTCGAGAGCGGCGTGCACTTCGGGCACCAGACCCGTCGCTGGAACCCGAAGATGAAGCGCTACATCCTCACCGAGCGCAACGGCATCTACATCATCGACCTGCAGCAGTCGCTGTCGTACATCGACCGCGCCTACGAGTTCGTCCGGAGCACCGTCGCCTCCGGCGGCGCGATCCTGTTCGTCGGCACCAAGAAGCAGGCCCAGGAAGCGATCGCCGAGCAGGCGACCCGCGTCGGCATGCCCTACGTGAACCAGCGCTGGCTGGGCGGCATGCTCACCAACTTCCAGACCGTCAACAAGCGGCTCCAGCGCCTCAAGGAGCTCGAGCTGCTCGACTTCGACGACGTCGCCGCCTCCGGTGTGACGAAGAAGGAGCTGCTGCAGAAGCGTCGCGAGCACGACAAGCTGCTCAAGACCCTCGGCGGTATCCGCGACATGGGCCGCGTCCCGTCCGCGGTCTGGATCGTCGACACCAAGAAGGAGCACCTCGCGGTCGACGAGGCGCGCAAGCTCAAGCTGCCGATCATCGGCATCCTGGACACCAACTGCGACCCGGACGAGGTCGACTTCCCGATCCCGGGCAACGACGACGCGATTCGCTCGGTCGGCCTGCTGACCCGCGTGGTCGCCGACGCCGTCGCCGACGGTCTGATGTCGCGTGGTGGCCAGGGCGCCGCGGCGGCCGGCGAGGAGCTGGGTGCCGAGGAGCCGATGGCTGCCTGGGAGCGCGAGCTGCTGGAGAGCCAGAACGCCGCCGCGGCCGCGCCGGCCAAGGCCGACGAGGCTCCGGCCGCGCCGACCGAGGCTCCGGCTGCTGCCGAGACCCCGGCTGCCGAGACCCCCGCTGCTGAGGCTCCGGCCACCGAGGCCCCGGCTGCCGAGGCCGCCGCGACCGAGGCGCCTGCCACCGAGGCTCCGGCCACCGAGGCTCCGGCCGAGGCCGCTGCCGACGAGGCGCCGAAGACCGAGGCCTGA
- a CDS encoding M23 family metallopeptidase, producing the protein MTPLLLAPFALPLLAPITPPVPLPLTSPPADASWPLDPRPRIVHPYAPPAKPWLPGHRGIDLAGTPGQPVLSATSGTITYAGPVAGRSVVVVTHGQLRTTYEPVIPTLPTGTSVQTAQPLGHLSAAASHCAPTTCLHWGLLEGRTYLNPLDLLPTQPVRLLPTNAPHAPTPFSAPAPTAPPSTAPSPSLPAPRPQPQPTSPPASPQPQPSTRVASPTARHQTPSPLPTVVVTLSALATLGATLLVRNH; encoded by the coding sequence ATGACCCCACTCCTGCTGGCCCCCTTCGCACTGCCACTCCTCGCGCCCATCACCCCGCCAGTCCCGCTCCCCCTCACCAGCCCACCCGCGGACGCCTCCTGGCCGCTCGATCCGCGCCCCCGGATCGTCCACCCCTACGCCCCACCCGCCAAACCCTGGCTCCCCGGCCACCGAGGCATAGACCTGGCCGGCACCCCCGGCCAACCAGTCCTCTCCGCCACCTCAGGAACCATCACGTACGCCGGCCCAGTAGCCGGCCGCAGCGTCGTAGTGGTAACCCACGGCCAACTCCGCACAACCTACGAGCCAGTCATCCCAACTCTCCCCACCGGCACCTCCGTCCAGACCGCCCAACCCCTAGGCCACCTGTCCGCCGCAGCCTCCCACTGCGCCCCCACAACCTGCCTCCACTGGGGCCTCCTGGAAGGCAGGACCTATCTCAACCCCCTGGACCTGCTCCCCACCCAGCCAGTCCGCCTACTCCCCACAAACGCCCCGCACGCGCCAACCCCCTTCAGCGCGCCGGCACCCACCGCCCCACCATCAACGGCCCCTTCACCTTCCCTCCCGGCGCCGCGACCTCAGCCACAGCCGACCTCACCGCCGGCATCCCCGCAACCTCAGCCATCCACCCGCGTCGCTTCCCCCACAGCACGCCACCAGACCCCAAGCCCACTACCAACCGTGGTCGTCACCCTCAGCGCCCTGGCCACCCTCGGCGCCACCCTCCTGGTCAGAAACCACTGA
- a CDS encoding RrF2 family transcriptional regulator: MRVSAKSDYALRALIEITQRWVGNDPSVVSAEELSRQQGIPHGFLQGILADLRRAGVLTSQRGQSGGWKLAVDPNEISVADVMRAVDGPIVSISGVRPESVDYNERAVVLQRVWIAARASLRDVLEHTTLTDLAKGKLPAGVERRSKDEDAWQARVPGS, translated from the coding sequence ATGCGGGTTTCGGCTAAATCTGACTATGCGTTGCGGGCGCTGATCGAGATCACTCAGCGCTGGGTGGGCAACGATCCCTCGGTGGTGTCGGCGGAGGAGCTCAGCCGGCAGCAGGGCATTCCGCACGGGTTCCTGCAGGGGATCCTCGCCGATCTGCGCCGGGCGGGCGTGCTGACCAGTCAGCGCGGGCAGTCCGGCGGGTGGAAGCTCGCGGTGGATCCGAACGAGATCTCGGTCGCGGACGTCATGCGTGCTGTCGACGGGCCGATCGTGAGCATCTCGGGGGTCCGGCCGGAGAGCGTCGACTACAACGAGCGAGCCGTAGTGCTGCAGCGGGTCTGGATCGCGGCGCGGGCGAGCCTGCGGGACGTGCTCGAGCACACCACGCTGACGGACCTTGCCAAGGGCAAGCTTCCGGCGGGGGTCGAGCGGCGGTCGAAGGACGAGGACGCTTGGCAGGCGCGGGTTCCTGGGAGTTGA
- a CDS encoding tyrosine recombinase XerC, with amino-acid sequence MAPDDVSPGPSVLEEFAALLADYERHLTAERGLSEHSVRAYMGDVADLIDHLNRLGHDELDKLDIRGLRSWLAKQQSLGKARSTMARRATAARVFTAWAQRTGRIATDPGALLASPKAHKTLPGVLGQADTRTVLDAAAVAADDGSPVGLRDLAIMELLYATGIRVGELCALDLDEVDRNRRVVRVFGKGRKERSVPYGVPAGAALESWMAVRVQLVRDGSGAALFLGARGGRIDQRTVRRVVHARIDAVDAPDLSPHGLRHTAATHLLEGGADLRSVQELLGHASLATTQVYTHVSSERLRAAYQQAHPRA; translated from the coding sequence ATGGCACCGGACGACGTCAGCCCAGGGCCCTCCGTACTGGAGGAATTCGCTGCGTTACTGGCTGACTACGAACGGCATCTCACGGCGGAAAGAGGCCTCAGCGAACATTCGGTCCGAGCGTACATGGGTGACGTCGCCGATTTGATCGATCATTTGAATCGGCTTGGTCACGATGAGCTGGACAAGCTCGACATCCGCGGTCTGCGGTCCTGGCTGGCCAAGCAGCAGAGCCTGGGCAAGGCCCGCAGCACGATGGCGCGGCGGGCCACCGCTGCGCGGGTCTTCACCGCGTGGGCCCAACGGACCGGGCGGATCGCGACCGATCCGGGCGCGCTGCTGGCCAGTCCGAAGGCGCACAAGACGCTTCCAGGCGTGCTGGGGCAGGCGGATACGCGCACTGTGCTGGATGCGGCGGCTGTCGCGGCGGACGACGGGAGTCCGGTCGGGCTGCGGGATCTGGCGATCATGGAACTGCTGTACGCGACCGGGATCCGGGTCGGTGAGTTGTGCGCGCTGGATCTCGACGAGGTGGATCGGAACCGGCGCGTGGTTCGCGTGTTCGGTAAGGGGCGTAAAGAAAGGTCGGTCCCGTACGGCGTACCGGCGGGTGCGGCGCTGGAGTCGTGGATGGCAGTGCGTGTGCAGTTGGTCCGGGACGGGAGTGGGGCGGCGCTGTTCCTCGGGGCGCGTGGTGGGCGGATCGATCAGCGGACCGTACGGCGGGTTGTGCACGCGCGGATCGATGCCGTGGATGCGCCGGACCTGTCGCCGCACGGGTTGCGGCACACGGCGGCGACGCATCTGCTCGAGGGCGGGGCGGATCTGCGGAGCGTGCAGGAGTTGCTCGGGCACGCGTCGCTGGCGACGACGCAGGTCTACACCCATGTTTCGAGCGAGCGGTTGCGGGCGGCGTACCAGCAGGCACATCCGCGGGCTTGA
- a CDS encoding APC family permease, with amino-acid sequence MAPSANGQTVGRRLPVESAFTRVEEARHRLPRLFGRRDLVVLGLGVMIGSGIFSLSGKQAANVAGPAVILSFVVAALVCLLAAACYAELSSTIPVSGSAYTFSYVTFGEMWAWLVGWALVLELVTAAAIVARVWSAYFLATLNGFGVVLPDGLAQFFGPEAKVNLVAPLLILLLTAMIVTGTKLSSRVLTVVVAAKVAVILLIVVVGATHIKMENFKPFVPMERPAPATANPTLLGWMLDSSFGSFGLMGIFTAASAIVFAFIGFDLIATASEDARNPRKTVPQGMLLGVVVVTVLYVAVAIVMVGLRPYGQLGGAAPVSEAMEAVGEGWAADVVNLGALLALMTVIMVVLIAQSRVLFNMGRDGLLPKSLGRVSRVYSSPARAATAAGLAALALTLYPKVVELEELLVIGALFCFAFCAVGVLRLRRTEPNLERGFRVPLVPLIPLLSLAATLWLMLNLKTGTWTKFGIWMLIGLAIYGLYGRWHSRLANEESWDFEVGDTDPGTGGLQVIRHEPTELRVDRTPPKSNRGKHMRN; translated from the coding sequence ATGGCCCCCTCAGCGAACGGACAGACCGTAGGCCGGCGCCTGCCGGTCGAGTCGGCGTTCACTCGAGTCGAGGAGGCTCGGCACCGACTACCGCGTCTGTTCGGCCGACGCGACCTTGTCGTGCTCGGCCTCGGTGTGATGATCGGTTCCGGCATCTTCAGCCTGAGCGGCAAGCAGGCCGCGAACGTGGCCGGCCCTGCCGTCATCCTGTCGTTCGTGGTCGCCGCGCTCGTCTGCCTGCTGGCAGCCGCGTGCTACGCCGAGCTCTCGTCGACCATCCCCGTGTCCGGCAGCGCGTACACGTTCAGCTACGTCACCTTCGGTGAGATGTGGGCGTGGCTGGTCGGCTGGGCGCTGGTGCTCGAGCTCGTCACCGCCGCCGCGATCGTCGCCCGTGTCTGGTCCGCGTACTTCCTGGCCACCCTGAACGGATTCGGCGTCGTGCTGCCCGACGGGCTGGCCCAGTTCTTCGGCCCCGAGGCCAAGGTGAACCTCGTCGCGCCGCTGCTGATCCTGCTGCTGACCGCGATGATCGTCACCGGCACCAAGCTGTCGTCCCGCGTGCTGACCGTCGTCGTGGCGGCCAAGGTGGCGGTGATCCTGCTGATCGTGGTGGTCGGCGCGACGCACATCAAGATGGAGAACTTCAAGCCCTTCGTCCCGATGGAGCGCCCCGCCCCGGCGACGGCGAACCCGACCTTGCTGGGCTGGATGCTGGACTCGTCGTTCGGCTCGTTCGGCCTGATGGGCATCTTCACCGCGGCCAGCGCGATCGTGTTCGCGTTCATCGGTTTCGACCTGATCGCAACCGCGTCCGAGGACGCCCGCAACCCGCGCAAGACGGTCCCGCAGGGCATGCTGCTCGGCGTCGTGGTCGTCACGGTCCTGTACGTCGCGGTCGCCATCGTCATGGTCGGCCTGCGCCCGTACGGGCAGCTCGGCGGTGCCGCACCGGTCTCGGAGGCGATGGAAGCGGTCGGTGAAGGCTGGGCCGCGGACGTGGTCAATCTCGGGGCCTTGCTGGCGTTGATGACCGTGATCATGGTGGTTCTGATCGCCCAGAGCCGCGTGCTGTTCAACATGGGCCGTGACGGACTCCTACCGAAGAGCCTCGGCCGAGTCAGCCGGGTCTACTCGTCGCCGGCCCGCGCGGCGACGGCGGCCGGTCTGGCCGCCCTGGCCCTCACGCTCTACCCGAAGGTGGTCGAGCTCGAGGAGCTGCTGGTCATCGGAGCCCTGTTCTGCTTCGCGTTCTGTGCCGTCGGAGTCCTCCGCCTGCGCCGTACGGAGCCGAACCTGGAGCGCGGTTTCCGCGTCCCGCTGGTCCCGCTGATCCCGCTGCTGTCGCTGGCCGCGACCCTGTGGCTGATGCTCAACCTGAAGACCGGCACCTGGACCAAGTTCGGCATCTGGATGCTGATCGGCCTGGCCATCTACGGTCTGTACGGCCGCTGGCACAGCCGCCTGGCCAACGAGGAGAGCTGGGACTTCGAGGTCGGCGACACCGACCCGGGCACCGGCGGCCTGCAGGTCATCCGCCACGAGCCCACCGAGCTCCGCGTCGACCGCACACCGCCGAAGTCCAACCGCGGCAAGCACATGCGTAACTGA
- a CDS encoding YraN family protein produces MRTKDAVGQYGEQLAAEHLSQQGFAILARNWRCEQGEIDIVAREGRALVVCEVKTRRGLGYGSPLESITYRKLSTLRRLVGRWLQEHELHPPEIRIDVIAVLVPPGGAKPTIEHLRGVG; encoded by the coding sequence ATGCGGACCAAAGACGCAGTCGGGCAGTACGGCGAACAACTCGCCGCGGAACATCTGAGCCAGCAGGGCTTCGCGATCCTCGCGCGCAACTGGCGCTGCGAGCAGGGCGAGATCGACATCGTCGCCCGCGAGGGCCGGGCCCTGGTCGTCTGCGAGGTGAAGACCCGACGCGGCCTCGGGTACGGGAGCCCCCTGGAATCAATCACCTATCGCAAACTCAGCACCCTGCGCCGCCTGGTCGGCCGCTGGCTGCAAGAGCACGAGCTCCATCCACCGGAGATCCGGATCGACGTGATCGCCGTCCTGGTCCCACCCGGCGGCGCCAAACCCACCATCGAACACCTGAGGGGCGTGGGCTGA
- a CDS encoding YifB family Mg chelatase-like AAA ATPase — MSLAQAWSVALVGLEGHLVEVEADIAQGLPKTTLIGLPDTSLSEARDRVRAAVVNSGERFPDRKVTIGLSPATLPKTGSHYDVTIACALLAASGVLPIGELRHCAIIGELGLDGRIREVRGALAMTLAAARAGFTRIIVPELNANEARLVPDISVYGVRSLRQVLAMIRGEEIPDEEPPRAEPRLMSESLTRVPEVDLDDVLGQREGRRAIEAAAAGGHHLYLYGPPGSGKTMLAERLAGLMPDLGIDESLEVSAVHSLAGLLTNDAELVTRPPFIAPHHTASLVSLVGGGSGVPRPGAISCAHRGILFIDEAPEMHPLTLDTLRQPLESGFVEVHRAAAVAKFPARFLLVLAANPCPCGQSGTPTGICNCTPQILNRYRQRISGPIKDRMDIQRQILPAARGLGTGDQPESTANVAARVRAARDRQAHRYRGTPWQLNSEVPGPVLRREFPLDTASQDLLEAHYAEGRLTARGLDRVVRLAWTLTDLVAQPTPTPDLTHEAFQLRTGAPLTPLEDARPLREPIPT; from the coding sequence ATGTCCCTTGCCCAGGCCTGGTCCGTCGCTCTCGTCGGTCTGGAAGGCCACCTCGTCGAGGTCGAGGCCGACATCGCCCAAGGCCTCCCCAAGACCACGCTCATCGGCCTTCCCGACACCTCGTTGTCCGAGGCAAGGGACCGCGTCCGCGCGGCCGTCGTCAACAGCGGCGAACGGTTCCCTGACCGCAAGGTCACCATCGGCCTGTCTCCGGCGACCCTGCCCAAGACCGGTTCGCACTACGACGTGACGATCGCGTGCGCCCTGCTCGCGGCCAGCGGCGTCCTGCCGATCGGCGAGCTGCGGCACTGCGCCATCATCGGAGAGCTCGGTCTCGACGGCCGCATCCGCGAAGTCCGCGGCGCTCTCGCGATGACGCTCGCCGCCGCCCGCGCCGGTTTCACCCGCATCATCGTCCCGGAACTCAACGCGAACGAGGCCCGCCTCGTCCCCGACATCAGCGTGTACGGCGTGCGTTCGCTGCGGCAGGTGCTCGCGATGATCCGGGGCGAGGAGATCCCCGACGAGGAGCCGCCCCGCGCCGAGCCGCGCCTGATGTCGGAGTCCCTCACTAGGGTCCCCGAGGTTGACCTGGACGACGTCCTGGGTCAGCGCGAAGGCCGACGAGCCATCGAAGCCGCCGCCGCGGGCGGCCATCACCTGTATCTGTACGGTCCACCGGGTTCCGGCAAGACCATGCTCGCCGAGCGCCTGGCCGGTCTGATGCCCGACCTGGGGATCGACGAGTCCCTGGAGGTCTCCGCCGTCCACTCGCTCGCCGGTCTTCTCACCAACGACGCGGAGCTCGTCACCCGCCCACCGTTCATCGCCCCGCACCACACGGCGTCTTTGGTCAGCCTGGTCGGCGGAGGCTCCGGCGTTCCGCGCCCCGGCGCGATCAGCTGCGCGCACCGCGGCATCCTCTTCATCGACGAAGCACCCGAGATGCACCCGCTGACCTTGGACACCTTGCGCCAGCCGCTGGAGTCCGGTTTCGTCGAGGTCCACCGTGCGGCCGCTGTCGCCAAGTTCCCGGCACGGTTCCTCCTGGTGCTGGCCGCGAATCCCTGTCCCTGCGGCCAATCCGGGACTCCGACCGGCATCTGCAACTGCACACCTCAGATCCTCAACCGGTACCGCCAACGCATCAGCGGTCCGATCAAGGACCGGATGGACATCCAGCGCCAGATCCTCCCCGCCGCCCGAGGCCTCGGCACCGGCGACCAGCCCGAGTCCACCGCCAACGTCGCGGCGCGAGTCCGCGCCGCCCGCGATCGGCAAGCCCATCGGTACCGGGGCACGCCCTGGCAGCTCAACAGCGAGGTCCCCGGCCCGGTGCTGCGTCGCGAGTTCCCGCTCGACACTGCCAGCCAGGACCTCCTCGAAGCCCACTACGCCGAAGGCCGCCTCACCGCCCGGGGCCTCGACCGGGTCGTTCGCCTTGCCTGGACCCTCACCGATCTGGTCGCCCAACCGACCCCGACCCCTGACCTCACCCACGAAGCCTTCCAACTCCGCACCGGCGCGCCCCTGACGCCCCTAGAAGACGCCCGCCCCCTCAGAGAGCCCATCCCCACATGA
- the dprA gene encoding DNA-processing protein DprA: protein MTNSDQQTDLVVASSNAPSTALDRPVPSDEDRLARAALSRVIEPGDPATLKTFADLEPLEIWELLRTKAPGLERWSSRLAKVSPEGDLARAHSAGARFVIPGDDEWPDQIEVLTEAGQQARRGGTPYGLWVRGTPNLRTLLKSSVAIVGARACSSYGENAAAELAGGLGDHGTTIVSGGAYGIDAAAHRGALASTGTTIAVLACGVDIPYPRSNESLFHRIVGEGLLVSELPPGCSPTKLRFLARNRLIAATTQGTVVVEAAIRSGALNTANWSEQCGRPVLAVPGPITSRMSEGTHLLIRERNATVATSVADILEAISPLGEHLTSYPHTPATPEDALDHDLRRTLDAVPVLRPSPSTRIANVAGLDHDTVQECLETLAQANLITYEDSGWRLSPTQRRAP from the coding sequence ATGACCAACTCCGACCAGCAAACCGACCTGGTAGTTGCCTCTAGCAACGCCCCCTCCACAGCTCTCGACCGTCCGGTTCCCTCCGACGAGGACCGGCTGGCGAGAGCGGCGTTGTCCCGAGTCATCGAACCAGGCGACCCCGCGACCCTGAAGACCTTCGCCGACCTCGAACCGCTCGAGATCTGGGAGCTCCTCCGCACCAAGGCCCCCGGCTTGGAACGCTGGTCGTCCCGCCTGGCCAAGGTCTCCCCCGAGGGCGACCTCGCTCGAGCCCACTCGGCCGGCGCCCGCTTCGTCATCCCCGGCGACGACGAATGGCCCGACCAGATCGAAGTCCTCACCGAGGCCGGCCAGCAGGCCCGCCGCGGCGGCACGCCGTACGGCCTCTGGGTCAGAGGCACGCCCAACCTCCGCACCCTGCTCAAGTCCTCAGTCGCCATCGTTGGCGCCCGAGCCTGTTCGTCGTACGGCGAAAACGCCGCCGCGGAACTGGCCGGCGGTCTGGGCGACCACGGCACGACGATCGTCTCTGGCGGCGCCTACGGCATCGACGCCGCCGCCCATCGCGGCGCCCTGGCCAGCACCGGCACCACCATCGCCGTCCTCGCCTGCGGCGTCGACATTCCCTACCCGAGAAGCAACGAGTCCCTCTTCCACCGAATCGTCGGCGAAGGCCTCCTCGTCAGCGAACTCCCACCCGGCTGCTCCCCCACCAAGCTCCGCTTCCTCGCCCGCAACCGACTCATCGCCGCCACCACCCAAGGCACCGTCGTCGTAGAAGCCGCCATCCGCAGCGGAGCCCTCAACACCGCCAACTGGTCCGAACAGTGCGGCCGCCCGGTCCTAGCAGTCCCCGGCCCGATCACCTCCCGAATGTCCGAAGGCACCCACCTCCTCATCCGAGAACGCAACGCCACCGTGGCCACCTCAGTAGCCGACATCCTCGAAGCCATCTCACCCCTGGGCGAGCACCTGACCTCGTACCCTCACACCCCCGCAACTCCCGAAGACGCCCTCGACCACGACCTCCGCCGAACCCTCGACGCCGTCCCCGTCCTCCGCCCGTCCCCCTCCACCCGCATAGCCAACGTCGCCGGCCTGGACCACGACACCGTCCAGGAATGCCTCGAAACCCTCGCCCAAGCCAACCTCATCACCTACGAAGACTCTGGCTGGCGCCTCTCCCCCACCCAAAGACGCGCCCCCTGA